Proteins co-encoded in one Campylobacter jejuni genomic window:
- the ppk gene encoding RNA degradosome polyphosphate kinase produces MQTSPDMFINRELSWLRFNSRVLDQCSKNLPLLEKLKFIAIYCTNLDEFYMIRVAGLKQLFSAGVNASSSDEMTPLQQLKAIRKYLHQEKELLERYFNEITSELEKENLFIKHYENLDENLKQKCDEYFFSNIFPVIVPIAVDATHPFPHLNNLSFSLAVKICDKAHPELVKFGMIRIPRVLPRFYEVSANIYVPIESIVHQHAEEIFPGYKLLASAAFRVTRNADMVIEEEEADDFMMILEQGLKLRRKGAFVRLQIQKDADEQIVEFLNTHMKIFHKDVYEYSILLNLPSLWQIAGNKTFTHLLSPLYTPKTLPPFDENLSIFDAVEKEDILIIQPFESFDPVYKFIKEASKDPEVISIRMTLYRVEKNSNIVQALIDAASDGKQVTVMVELKARFDEENNLHWAKALENAGAHVIYGITGFKVHAKVSQVIRKQGDKLKFYMHLSTGNYNASSAKIYTDVSYFTSKAEFARDTTSFFHILSGFSKNRRLQTLSMSPNQIKEKVLEMIRIETSKKNEGVIVAKMNSLVDSDIIQALYEASMEGVQIDLIIRGICCLKPDEEYSKNIRVRSIIGKYLEHARVFYFKHSEPNYFISSADWMPRNLERRLELMTPIYDERSKAKLAQFLRLQLSDNVLAYELKNNGEYEKIPSSEKIIDSQQTLEEYVSKIYKTLKKDTDQSRATHLASKLFKEN; encoded by the coding sequence ATGCAAACAAGTCCTGATATGTTTATCAATCGCGAACTTTCTTGGCTTCGCTTTAATTCTCGTGTTTTAGACCAATGTTCTAAAAATTTACCCTTGTTAGAAAAATTAAAATTTATAGCTATATATTGCACTAATTTAGATGAATTTTATATGATACGCGTCGCAGGCTTAAAACAACTTTTTTCAGCTGGAGTTAATGCAAGCAGTAGCGATGAAATGACCCCGTTACAACAATTAAAAGCCATACGCAAATACTTACACCAAGAAAAAGAGCTTTTGGAGCGTTATTTTAATGAAATCACAAGTGAATTAGAAAAAGAAAATCTTTTCATAAAACATTATGAGAATTTAGATGAAAATTTAAAACAAAAATGTGATGAGTATTTTTTCTCCAATATTTTTCCTGTTATTGTTCCAATAGCTGTTGATGCTACTCACCCTTTTCCGCATTTAAACAACTTATCTTTTTCACTAGCGGTTAAAATTTGTGATAAAGCACATCCTGAACTTGTAAAATTTGGAATGATTAGAATTCCAAGAGTTTTACCTCGTTTTTATGAAGTAAGTGCAAATATTTATGTTCCTATAGAAAGTATAGTCCATCAACACGCAGAAGAAATTTTTCCAGGCTATAAACTTTTAGCTTCAGCAGCATTTAGAGTGACTAGAAATGCAGATATGGTAATAGAAGAGGAAGAAGCTGATGATTTTATGATGATTTTAGAACAAGGCTTAAAACTTCGCAGAAAAGGAGCTTTTGTAAGATTACAAATTCAAAAAGATGCAGATGAGCAAATCGTAGAATTTCTTAATACCCACATGAAAATTTTTCATAAAGATGTTTATGAATATTCTATTTTACTCAATCTTCCTAGCCTTTGGCAAATCGCAGGAAATAAAACCTTTACGCATCTTTTAAGCCCACTTTACACACCTAAAACTTTACCACCTTTTGATGAGAATTTATCTATTTTTGATGCTGTAGAAAAAGAAGATATACTCATCATACAACCTTTTGAAAGTTTTGATCCAGTTTATAAATTTATCAAAGAAGCAAGCAAAGATCCTGAAGTAATTTCCATAAGAATGACACTTTATAGAGTTGAAAAAAATTCCAATATAGTTCAAGCTTTAATTGATGCTGCAAGCGATGGAAAACAAGTAACTGTGATGGTAGAATTAAAAGCACGCTTTGATGAAGAAAATAATCTTCATTGGGCGAAAGCTTTAGAAAATGCCGGAGCTCATGTTATTTATGGCATTACAGGTTTTAAAGTCCACGCTAAGGTTTCTCAAGTCATACGCAAACAAGGAGATAAACTTAAATTTTATATGCATTTAAGCACAGGAAATTATAATGCAAGCAGTGCTAAAATCTATACTGATGTGAGTTATTTTACAAGCAAAGCAGAATTTGCAAGAGATACGACAAGCTTTTTCCACATCTTATCGGGCTTTAGTAAAAATCGTCGCCTTCAAACTCTTTCAATGAGCCCAAATCAAATCAAAGAAAAAGTTTTAGAAATGATACGCATTGAAACAAGCAAGAAAAATGAAGGTGTGATTGTAGCTAAAATGAATTCTCTTGTGGATAGTGATATCATACAAGCGCTTTATGAAGCAAGTATGGAAGGAGTGCAAATCGATCTTATCATACGCGGAATTTGTTGCTTAAAACCTGATGAAGAATACAGCAAAAACATACGCGTTAGAAGCATCATAGGAAAATACTTAGAACATGCTAGAGTATTTTATTTTAAACATAGTGAGCCAAATTATTTTATATCGAGTGCAGATTGGATGCCAAGAAATTTAGAACGCCGTTTAGAACTTATGACTCCTATATATGATGAAAGAAGCAAAGCTAAATTAGCTCAATTTTTACGCTTGCAACTTAGTGATAATGTTTTAGCTTATGAGCTTAAAAATAATGGAGAATATGAAAAAATTCCTTCTTCTGAAAAAATCATAGATTCTCAACAAACCTTAGAAGAATATGTAAGTAAAATTTATAAAACACTTAAAAAAGATACAGATCAAAGTCGTGCAACGCACTTAGCTTCCAAACTTTTCAAAGAAAACTAA
- the ruvB gene encoding Holliday junction branch migration DNA helicase RuvB, with amino-acid sequence MDRIVEIEKYSFDETYETSLRPSNFDGYIGQESIKKNLNIFIAAAKKRNECLDHILFSGPAGLGKTTLANIISYEMGANIKTTAAPMIEKSGDLAAILTNLSEGDILFIDEIHRLSPAIEEVLYPAMEDYRLDIIIGSGPAAQTIKIDLPKFTLIGATTRAGMLSNPLRDRFGMQFRLEFYKDSELALILQKAALKLNKTCEEKAALEIAKRSRSTPRIALRLLKRVRDFADVNDEEIITEKRANEALNSLGVNELGFDAMDLRYLELLTAAKQKPIGLASIAAALSEDENTIEDVIEPYLLANGYIERTAKGRIASTKSYSALKLNYEKTLFEE; translated from the coding sequence ATGGATAGAATAGTAGAAATAGAAAAATACTCCTTTGATGAAACTTACGAAACTTCGTTGCGTCCTTCAAATTTTGATGGTTATATAGGTCAAGAAAGCATTAAAAAAAATTTAAATATCTTTATAGCTGCAGCTAAAAAACGCAATGAATGTTTAGATCATATACTTTTTAGTGGTCCTGCAGGACTTGGAAAAACAACACTAGCTAATATCATCTCCTATGAAATGGGTGCAAATATCAAAACAACCGCCGCTCCTATGATAGAAAAAAGCGGAGATTTAGCCGCTATTTTAACCAATCTTAGCGAAGGAGATATACTTTTTATCGATGAAATTCACCGCTTAAGCCCTGCTATCGAAGAAGTGCTTTACCCTGCAATGGAGGATTACCGCCTTGATATCATTATAGGTAGTGGTCCAGCTGCTCAAACCATAAAAATCGATTTACCAAAATTTACTCTTATAGGGGCTACAACTCGTGCAGGTATGCTTAGCAATCCTTTGCGCGATCGTTTTGGTATGCAATTTAGATTAGAATTTTACAAAGACAGCGAACTTGCCCTAATCTTGCAAAAAGCAGCTTTAAAACTTAATAAAACTTGCGAAGAAAAAGCCGCACTTGAGATCGCTAAAAGAAGTCGTTCAACCCCTAGAATAGCTCTAAGGCTTTTAAAAAGGGTAAGAGATTTTGCCGATGTTAATGATGAAGAAATTATCACAGAAAAAAGAGCTAATGAGGCCTTAAATTCTTTAGGAGTTAATGAGCTTGGTTTTGATGCGATGGATTTAAGATATCTTGAACTTTTAACCGCTGCTAAGCAAAAACCTATCGGACTTGCAAGCATTGCTGCGGCTTTAAGTGAAGATGAAAATACCATAGAAGATGTAATCGAGCCTTATTTATTAGCTAATGGCTATATAGAACGCACTGCAAAAGGGCGTATAGCAAGCACGAAAAGCTATAGTGCTTTAAAATTAAACTATGAAAAAACTTTATTTGAGGAGTAA
- the amaA gene encoding AI-2E family transporter: MQNGKFFLISFILVILFLLLYLFKGFLLVIIIASLMAVATSNINAKFLNLTKGHKFLASILTTTCMVLLFFAPFVYAMIELAKALKNFDINLVTQTLDYVKNYQFTLPESFNFLEPKIKEFLASIDLNSISKQILSYASSFTKSGAKFLIDMVLICVFYFFANLYGTELVIYLKSIIPIDKKELDDVLSEVGNVMAVVLYSMVIVAIFQGALFGLITMFYGYDGILMGVIFAVSSLIPAIGGALIYVPVSLYEFASNNLNSALAIFIYSVIVISFIADTLIKPLIIKWINKKLVKTPTKINELLIFLAMIAGISTFGFWGIILGPAILTFFVSTLRMYVILKDKNLI; the protein is encoded by the coding sequence TTGCAAAATGGAAAATTCTTTCTTATAAGCTTTATTTTAGTCATTTTATTTCTTTTGCTTTACCTTTTTAAAGGTTTTTTACTTGTAATTATCATAGCTAGTTTAATGGCGGTAGCTACCTCAAATATCAATGCGAAATTTTTAAATCTTACTAAAGGGCATAAATTTTTAGCTTCCATTCTTACAACAACTTGTATGGTTTTGCTTTTCTTTGCACCTTTTGTTTATGCTATGATAGAACTTGCCAAAGCTTTAAAGAATTTTGATATTAATTTAGTTACACAAACACTTGATTATGTCAAAAACTATCAATTTACCTTGCCCGAAAGCTTTAATTTTTTAGAACCTAAAATCAAAGAATTTTTAGCTTCTATAGATTTAAATAGCATTTCTAAACAAATTCTAAGCTATGCTTCAAGTTTTACAAAATCAGGAGCTAAATTTCTTATAGATATGGTTTTAATTTGTGTGTTTTATTTCTTTGCAAATCTATATGGAACAGAACTTGTTATCTATCTTAAATCCATCATTCCTATTGATAAAAAAGAACTCGATGATGTTTTAAGCGAAGTGGGTAATGTTATGGCTGTTGTGCTTTACTCTATGGTAATTGTAGCAATATTTCAAGGTGCACTTTTTGGTTTAATCACAATGTTTTATGGTTATGATGGAATTTTAATGGGAGTAATTTTTGCTGTAAGTTCTCTCATACCTGCTATAGGAGGAGCTTTAATTTATGTGCCTGTAAGTCTTTATGAATTTGCCTCAAACAATCTTAACTCAGCTCTTGCTATTTTTATTTATTCTGTAATTGTAATTTCTTTTATAGCAGATACTTTAATCAAACCTTTAATCATCAAATGGATCAACAAAAAACTTGTAAAAACCCCTACCAAAATCAACGAACTTTTAATTTTCTTGGCCATGATAGCAGGAATTTCAACCTTTGGTTTTTGGGGTATTATACTAGGTCCTGCGATTTTAACTTTTTTTGTATCAACTTTAAGAATGTATGTGATTTTAAAAGATAAGAATTTAATTTAA
- the fumC gene encoding class II fumarate hydratase, whose translation MEYRVEHDTMGEVKVPNDKYWGAQTERSFENFKIGCEKMPKVLIYAFANLKKSLALVNNKLGKLDDAKKNAIVQACDEIIAGKFDDNFPLAIWQTGSGTQSNMNMNEVIANRATEIMGGDFRKEKLVHPNDHVNMSQSSNDTFPTAMSIVAVEQVEKKLIPALDELIATFEKKVKEFDGIIKIGRTHLQDATPLTLAQEFSGYLSMLLHSKEQIIASLPTLRELAIGGTAVGTGLNAHPELSQKVSEELTQLIGTKFISSPNKFHALTSHDAINFTHGAMKGLAANLMKIANDIRWLASGPRCGLGELIIPENEPGSSIMPGKVNPTQCEAVTMVAVQVMGNDAAIGFAASQGNFELNVFKPVIIYNFLQSLDLLADSMHSFNIHCAVGIEPNRAKIDHNLHNSLMLVTALNPHIGYENAAKVAKNAHKKGISLKESAMELGLVSEEDFNKFVDPTKMIGPKA comes from the coding sequence ATGGAATACAGAGTTGAACATGATACCATGGGTGAAGTTAAGGTTCCAAATGACAAATATTGGGGAGCTCAAACTGAAAGAAGTTTTGAAAATTTCAAAATCGGTTGCGAGAAAATGCCAAAGGTTTTAATCTATGCTTTTGCAAATCTTAAAAAATCTTTAGCTTTGGTCAATAACAAACTTGGCAAACTTGATGATGCTAAGAAAAATGCTATAGTTCAAGCTTGCGATGAGATTATCGCAGGTAAATTTGATGATAATTTTCCACTTGCGATTTGGCAAACAGGTTCAGGCACACAAAGTAATATGAATATGAATGAAGTTATTGCAAATCGTGCCACTGAAATCATGGGCGGGGATTTTCGCAAAGAAAAGCTTGTACATCCAAATGATCATGTTAATATGAGTCAAAGTTCAAATGATACTTTTCCAACAGCTATGAGTATCGTTGCGGTTGAGCAAGTAGAGAAAAAGCTTATCCCTGCGCTTGATGAGCTTATTGCAACTTTTGAAAAAAAAGTAAAAGAATTTGATGGTATTATCAAGATAGGACGCACGCATTTACAAGATGCTACTCCACTTACTCTAGCGCAAGAATTTAGTGGATATCTTTCTATGCTTTTACATTCAAAAGAGCAAATCATCGCTTCTTTACCAACTTTAAGAGAGCTTGCCATAGGAGGAACTGCAGTAGGAACAGGGCTTAATGCACATCCAGAATTAAGCCAAAAAGTAAGTGAAGAGCTAACTCAACTTATAGGTACAAAATTTATTTCAAGTCCAAATAAATTTCATGCTTTAACAAGTCATGATGCGATTAATTTTACTCATGGAGCTATGAAAGGTTTGGCTGCAAATTTAATGAAAATTGCAAATGATATAAGATGGTTAGCTTCGGGTCCAAGATGTGGTCTTGGTGAGCTTATCATTCCTGAAAATGAGCCAGGAAGTTCGATTATGCCAGGTAAGGTAAATCCTACCCAGTGCGAAGCTGTTACTATGGTTGCTGTACAAGTGATGGGAAATGATGCAGCTATCGGATTTGCAGCAAGTCAAGGAAATTTTGAACTTAATGTGTTTAAGCCTGTGATTATTTATAATTTCTTGCAAAGTCTTGATTTGTTGGCTGATTCTATGCATTCATTCAATATCCATTGTGCTGTAGGCATAGAACCAAATCGTGCAAAAATCGATCATAATCTTCATAATTCTTTAATGCTAGTTACCGCTCTAAATCCACACATAGGTTATGAAAACGCTGCTAAAGTAGCCAAAAATGCTCATAAAAAAGGTATTTCTTTAAAAGAAAGCGCAATGGAGCTTGGTTTGGTTAGCGAAGAAGATTTCAATAAATTTGTTGATCCTACTAAAATGATAGGCCCAAAAGCCTAG
- a CDS encoding S8 family serine peptidase, with product MKKFFCLTLVCKLFALSEFELHHIDKVHKLGYSGDTIIIGVADDAFNQDHISLKDKILKSTYPTDTAGKQLIPDLKKSTHGSHVAGIAVGAKIGDSKPYGVAYGAKFYGAGVFPNGSYTQIPDIYNFFKDVSIINNSWGINFYPYFNLKASNSGLVDCTQTNQGTSYNICNTPLEYVMKADKVANDMMRLSKDKGVLNVFAAGNEGILSPALHAILPSYDESLRAWLAVGALDANEITLESDGTLIIKSQGLADFSNGFKGATNFSLVAAGVNINNVDSSTNDKFTKKSGTSMAAPMVSGTAALVKQNFPFLDGKQIADILLSTANKNYKAPKFTVKQVTDGTNQPKFLIVYISQDPPGIEDEIKRDLKQLYNGIQVQVNGQWIDYSDYIWDNRDSAQSQKLNTSTISSINGVVRVEKEELFGQGILDAQKALKGLSILDANRLSDQDVLKYEQEPNTAYYTINTAGYDAEFSNDISQRKWDESTHLSSAINKPTHLANLNIGLSKEGEGILIISGQNTYEGATLIKQGELKLKGKVKNNAYVEQKAILSGNGIVGQNLNNKGIVRPGNEDLNDLTVQGTYTQEGVDSKLQLDFGNYKNSKLIAKTYDIKSGNLEYIPLPKYYILNKPVKINLGDLEKSLSSFNHVLIQNTYALNFDFVLSDDLVSINKTLIKPNLKPNAYEIPNTSLGNALRQLRSRADLSQTYQEFFASLDNGIDVKTKLNRIEGSGYLSTFSNHNQSNLMQNNMLFTLHPLNINNFAQNNNILLASTYLPRIFSNEEYFWHLTPSYKYYKDKDFSGQKTGANISLGENFSSGFLAYALSLSSAKFNFNNGSDLKSYNMDLLLNYNHDLDFIKILSGLGIGVGFNTLNRFVVEQPIEGKYKTLQTSAQLGVTKDIILGQDFIFNPLMYFTHSFFYQEDFKENKSPFAKNYESLKHHSINANLGFNLAKNIEQDDYQASFSTFVIFEKRIYGRTLENKASFVDFPIAFIQKYKLKDNILSQGFNSEFLYKNNVFWQFMLMNRFSHNAYELHLMSSVGKRF from the coding sequence ATGAAAAAATTTTTTTGTTTAACTTTAGTTTGTAAACTTTTTGCTTTAAGCGAATTTGAACTTCATCATATTGATAAAGTACATAAGCTAGGGTATAGCGGAGATACTATTATAATAGGTGTAGCCGATGATGCTTTTAATCAAGATCATATTAGTTTAAAGGATAAGATTTTAAAGTCTACTTATCCTACTGATACAGCTGGGAAACAGCTTATACCTGATTTGAAAAAATCAACACACGGAAGTCATGTAGCAGGTATAGCTGTTGGAGCAAAGATAGGCGATAGCAAACCTTATGGAGTGGCTTATGGGGCAAAATTTTATGGAGCTGGGGTGTTTCCAAATGGCTCTTACACTCAAATTCCTGATATTTATAATTTTTTCAAAGATGTGAGTATTATTAATAATAGCTGGGGTATTAATTTTTATCCTTATTTTAATCTTAAGGCTTCAAATTCTGGATTAGTAGATTGTACTCAAACTAATCAAGGGACAAGCTATAATATCTGTAATACTCCTTTGGAATATGTTATGAAAGCAGATAAGGTTGCTAATGATATGATGAGGCTTAGCAAGGACAAGGGAGTATTAAATGTATTTGCTGCTGGTAATGAAGGAATTCTTAGCCCTGCTTTGCATGCGATTTTACCAAGTTATGATGAATCTTTAAGAGCTTGGTTGGCTGTTGGAGCTTTGGATGCAAATGAGATTACTTTAGAATCAGATGGGACTTTAATAATTAAAAGTCAAGGTTTGGCTGATTTTAGTAATGGTTTTAAGGGAGCTACGAATTTTTCTTTAGTTGCTGCTGGAGTAAATATTAATAATGTTGATTCAAGCACTAATGATAAGTTTACAAAAAAAAGTGGAACTTCTATGGCAGCACCTATGGTAAGTGGAACAGCGGCACTGGTCAAGCAAAATTTCCCCTTTTTGGATGGTAAGCAAATTGCTGATATACTATTAAGTACAGCAAATAAAAATTATAAGGCTCCAAAATTTACTGTTAAACAAGTAACCGATGGAACAAATCAACCTAAATTTCTTATTGTGTATATTTCGCAAGATCCACCTGGGATAGAAGATGAAATAAAACGGGATTTAAAACAGCTTTACAATGGAATACAAGTTCAAGTTAATGGACAATGGATTGATTATAGTGATTATATTTGGGATAATAGAGATAGTGCGCAGTCACAAAAACTTAATACTTCCACTATTAGTTCTATTAATGGAGTAGTTAGAGTTGAGAAAGAAGAATTATTTGGACAAGGAATTTTAGATGCACAAAAGGCGTTAAAAGGACTGAGTATTTTAGATGCAAACAGACTCAGTGATCAGGATGTATTAAAATATGAGCAAGAACCTAATACAGCTTATTATACTATAAACACTGCAGGTTATGATGCTGAATTTTCTAATGATATTAGTCAAAGAAAATGGGATGAAAGTACTCATTTATCAAGTGCTATTAATAAACCTACACATTTAGCTAATCTTAACATAGGATTATCGAAAGAAGGTGAAGGTATTTTGATTATCAGTGGTCAAAATACTTATGAGGGTGCAACTTTAATCAAACAAGGAGAATTAAAGCTTAAAGGAAAAGTTAAAAATAATGCTTATGTAGAACAAAAAGCAATATTAAGCGGTAATGGTATTGTAGGGCAAAATTTAAACAATAAAGGCATAGTTAGACCTGGAAATGAAGATTTGAATGATTTAACCGTGCAAGGAACTTATACTCAAGAAGGAGTTGATTCTAAATTGCAACTTGATTTTGGTAATTATAAAAATTCTAAACTGATTGCAAAAACTTATGATATTAAGAGCGGGAATTTAGAATATATTCCTTTACCTAAATACTATATCTTAAATAAGCCAGTGAAAATTAATTTGGGAGATTTGGAAAAAAGTTTATCATCTTTTAATCATGTTTTGATACAAAATACCTATGCTTTAAATTTTGATTTTGTTTTAAGTGATGATTTAGTGAGTATTAATAAAACCTTAATAAAACCTAATTTAAAGCCAAATGCTTACGAAATTCCTAATACAAGCTTGGGAAATGCTTTAAGACAATTGCGATCTAGGGCAGACTTGAGTCAGACTTATCAGGAATTTTTTGCTTCTTTAGATAATGGAATAGATGTAAAGACTAAATTAAATAGAATAGAAGGTTCAGGGTATTTAAGCACTTTTAGTAATCATAATCAATCTAATTTAATGCAAAATAATATGTTATTTACCCTTCATCCTCTTAATATTAATAATTTTGCACAAAACAATAATATCTTACTTGCTAGTACTTATTTACCTAGAATTTTTAGCAATGAAGAATATTTTTGGCATCTTACTCCAAGTTATAAATACTATAAAGATAAAGATTTTTCAGGTCAAAAAACAGGTGCTAATATCTCTTTAGGAGAAAATTTCTCATCAGGCTTTTTAGCTTATGCTTTATCTCTTTCTAGCGCTAAATTTAATTTTAATAATGGTAGTGATTTGAAGAGTTATAACATGGATTTATTGCTTAATTATAACCATGATTTAGATTTTATAAAAATATTAAGTGGATTAGGTATAGGTGTAGGATTTAATACTCTTAATCGTTTTGTAGTAGAGCAGCCAATTGAAGGCAAATATAAAACATTGCAAACTTCAGCCCAGCTTGGTGTAACTAAAGATATTATTTTAGGTCAAGATTTTATTTTTAATCCTTTAATGTATTTTACACATAGTTTTTTTTATCAAGAAGATTTTAAAGAAAATAAAAGTCCTTTTGCTAAAAATTATGAAAGTTTAAAACATCATAGCATAAATGCAAATTTAGGTTTTAATCTTGCTAAAAATATAGAGCAAGATGATTATCAAGCTTCTTTTTCTACTTTTGTAATTTTTGAAAAAAGAATTTATGGAAGAACTTTAGAAAATAAGGCTAGTTTTGTTGATTTTCCTATTGCTTTTATTCAAAAATATAAATTAAAAGATAATATTTTAAGTCAAGGTTTTAATTCAGAATTTTTATATAAAAACAATGTATTTTGGCAGTTTATGTTAATGAATAGATTTTCTCATAATGCCTATGAATTGCATTTAATGAGTTCAGTGGGAAAACGTTTTTGA